Part of the Rhodococcus sp. OK302 genome is shown below.
TCGACAGTAGTCGTAGCGGATTCGAATAGTCTTCTGCGGCAACATCGTAGAAAGTGGGATAGAAGTTGTCGCCGTGGATGGGTAGGCCCACAGACGTCATATGTAGGCGCAACTGGTGCGTCTTGCCGGTGTGCGGAATGAGCCGGTATCGCGCGTATTCGCCGTGCGTTTCGACGAGTTCGATCCGGGATTCGCTGTTGGGATCGCCCTCGATCTCTTGGGCTTTCAGGACTCCACGTTCTTTCACGATCCGGCTCCGAACAACGGCAGGTGTCACGACATCGGCGTCGTAACGCGCGATTGCTTCGTACTCCTTGGACACGAGACGATCAGCGAACATCGTCTGGTATCCGCGTCTGGCCTGCTGATGGACGGTGAACAGCAGTAGACCTGCCGTCACACGGTCGAGTCGGTGCGCCGGACTTAGTTCGGGCAGGTCGAGGTCTCGGCGCAGGCGAACCAGAGCGGATTCGGCGATGTAGCGTCCGCGAGGCGTGCTCGCCAGAAAGTGAGGCTTGTCGACGACGAGGATGTTGTCGTCGCGGTGCAGGATGTCGATTTCGAAGGGCACCCGGGTTTCGACGGGCGGATCGCGATAGAGGTAGACGAAGCGGCGGGGTGCAAACGCCGTCTGCTCGTCGATGCCGATGCCCTTTTCGTCCACGACCTCGCGGGCGGCGACCTTCTCACGCAGCCGCTCCGCGTCTTGGGGGAACCGCTCGAGCAGGTATTCCAGCGTGGTTTCCCACAGCCCGGAGTCGGGCTGACGGATGCGACTGGGGTTGAGGCCGTCGCGGACAGGTAGCGGAGATCGAGACACATCTTCGACGGTAGCGGTAGGGGACGGGCAATCGGGCATCCGTGACACTGCGGGCACCAATTATTGGAAATATGTGCTTGTGAGGTCCACCACCGGCGCGTTTTCTGCGAAGATTGTCTGATGGCTGAGCATCGTCTTCCCGCTACCGTCCACGACAGACTGGCACAGTTGCTTGATCCGGTCGACGCGAGACTCGAAAGTCAGTACCCGGGCAATCGGGACGAGATCCAACCCGTGCACACGGTATATGTCAGCGCGGCCGACGCGAGCGTCGATACGCCTCGGCTGTGGGGTGAGCAGGCAATACAGCTGCTCGACGCCCATGCGCATGTCATTGCCGGTCTTGATACCGAGAATGCGCTCGGTGATGTTCGGGTTCTGTTGGGCCGCAATCCCGTCCAAGACCTACGAATCGATTTCGAGGACGGCTACGGGCGACGCGAGGATCAGGAAGAGGATGCCGCAGCGCGCAATGCCGGCCGGACGTTGGCAGCGATCAGTCAAGACCCGCGGGGTCCGAGCTGGTGCGGCATCAGGTTCAAGGGGTTGCCCGCCAGTGAACGTCGACGTTCTATTCGCACTCTCGAAATTGTTCTCGACGCGGCCGGGGGAGTGCCGGCGGGATTTGTATTCACGGTACCCAAACTGCGTGCTGTAGAGCAGGTTACAGCGACAGTGATGCTCTGTGAGGAGTTGGAGAAGGCTCATGGTCTGGCGGCTGGGTCTCTTCGATTCGAATTGCAGATCGAGAGCCCGCAGGCAGTGATTGCCGCTGACGGAACCGTCGCGGTTGCGCCGGCTATCCATCGCGCCGAGGGGCGCCTTACCGGCTTGCATTACGGCACTTACGATTACAGCGCTGCCTGCGGTATCGCATCGCAGTTTCAATCCCTCGAACATCCCGTCGCAGATCACGCGAAGGCTGTCATGCTTGCCGCGGCCGCACAGACGGGAGTGTGGGTGTGTGACGGTTCCACTCAAATCGCCCCGGTCGGAACCTCCGATGCAATTCACGACGCGATCCGGCGGCACCACCGTCTGGTCAGGCGTTCCCTCGAACGTGGCTACTACCAGGGCTGGGACATGCACCCGGGCCATCTGGTCACTCGGTGGCTCGCGACTTTCGGTTTCTATCGCTCGGCCTTGGCTGCTGCCGCGCCGCGAGTCCAGGCTTACCTCGATCGCCGCGGTGGGAGTGTGATGGATGAACCGGCAACGGCGCAGGCACTGGCCGCTGTGATCCTCCGCGGCGTGGATGCAGGAGCATTCGCCGAATCCGACATTCTTGCGCTCGCACCGGCTGCAGACGTCGCGGTGCTACGAAAATTGGTGGGACGGACTACCGCGACGAATGGAGTGAACTGATGGTTGGCACTGATTTCACTACCTTTCCCGATCTGGCGTTGCGGACGCTCGGCGGCGCCGTGATCTGGGCTAACGACGAAGCATTTGCCGAGCGTGAGGCGCTGATCCGGCCGGGGAAGGCTGGGTACCAACCGGCTACGTTCGGACACAAAGGTCAGGTCTACGACGGTTGGGAAACTCGCCGACGTCGCGTTGCCGGGCACGACGAGGCAATTGTTCGACTCGGTGTTCCCGGTGTGGTCCGCGGTGTGGTGGTCGATACCGCGTGGTTCAAGGGCAACTATCCGCCCGAGATTTCGGTGGAAGCGATCAGTGTGGACGGCTACCCGGACCCGCAAGAGTTGGCGACGTCCAGGGATTGGCAGACCATTGTGGAGCGTTCACCTGTGTCCGGTGACTCGGAGAATCCGTTCGCGGTGATGTCCGATCAGAGGTGGACGCACGTCAAGCTCACCATTTACCCGGACGGTGGTGTGGCACGATTCCGCGTCCACGGCGAGGCGCGGCCGGATCCACGCTTCCTCGACGCCGGCCCCCTCGACCTTGCCGCGTTGGAGAACGGCGGACGAGTGACGGACTGCTCCAACATGTTCTTCAGCTCGCCCCAGAACATCCTGTTCCCGGGTCGTGCCGCGTCGATGGGTGACGGATGGGAAACAGCCCGTCGCCGAGATGACGGAAACGATTGGGTGCAGATACAACTCGCGGGCGAGGGTTCGTTGAGTTTTGTCGAGGTCGACACGTCGTACTTCCTCGGCAATGCTCCCGGTGCCGGTTCACTATCCGGGCGCACGTCGAGCGGCGAGTGGATCGAACTGTTGCCGCGCACCGTATTCCGACCTGATACGCGCCATCGATTCCTGATCGAGCGTGATGTTCCGGTCACGGATGTGCGGTTGGACATCTTTCCGGATGGCGGGCTTGCGCGCTTGCGCGTTTTCGGTACTTTGACGGCGGCGGCTCGCGCTGCGATTTCCGGCCAGTGACGGTAAAGGTGTTGTCATGAACAGCTATCCGCGTGACATGGTGGGGTACGGCAAGAATCCTCCCCACCCACAGTGGCCGAGCGGCGCGAACATAGCCGTTCAGTTTGTCCTCAACTACGAAGAGGGCGGGGAGCGGAATGTTCTCGACGGTGATGACGCGTCGGAGACATTCTTGTCGGAAATGACTCCGGCCGAGGCATTTCCGAACCGTCATATGAGTATGGAATCGATCTACGAGTACGGATCGCGGGCCGGGTTGTGGCGAGTCCTCGGTATTTTCGAAAAGCGGCGGCTACCGCTCACGATATTTGCCGTCGCCCGCGCTATGGAGCGTAATCCCGAAGCAGTCAGCGCTTTTCGCGACCTGGGCCACGAGATCGCGTGTCATGGACTGCGATGGGCGTCGTATCAATCGGTCAACATCGAGCGTGAGCGCGCGGATATGGCCGAGGCCGTCTCGATCCTGCGCGACCTCACCGGATCCGCGCCGCTCGGTTGGTACACCGGACGCGATTCACCGAACACCCGTGAGTTGGTGGTCGAGCACGGCGGGTTTGTCTACGACTCGGATTCCTACGCCGATGATCTCCCGTACTGGGTCGACGTGCCGCGCGGTGGCGAGACGGTCAAGCATCTGGTTGTTCCGTATACCCTCGATACCAATGACATGCGGTTCGCTTCTCCGGCAGGTTTTCCCAGCGGCGATCAATTCTTCGCTCATCTGCGGGATGCATTTGACGTTCTGTATGCCGAAGGCGCGGCGGGGGCACCGAAGATGCTTTCGGTCGGATTGCATTGCCGCATTGTCGGACGGCCCGCCCGCGCGGCGGCCCTCGAACGCTTCCTCGATCACGTTCAATCACATGAGAAGGTGTGGGTCACGCGTCGGATCGACATCGCGCAGCACTGGAAGTCGGTGCATCCTGCTTAGTCGTCGTTTCGTGAGTTCACAGCGAAAATGGTGCAAGCATTCCGGTGTAAACCTTGGGCAGTGGACGGGCGAACTCGTTGTGGGCACTTGTGGATAGGCCGAGGGTTACCAATGACTGAACCATCGTGACGCCCGCAGTGACTCCGTCGACAACCGGCACTCCCAGTTCCTCGGACAGGTCGCGACACAAGTCGGCCATTCCTGCACATCCCAAGACGATCACGTCGGAGTGGTCGCGGTCCAAGGCATCGAAACAGGCTTCCGTGATGACCTTTCGGGCATCAGGATTGTTGTCGAGATCGAGAACCGGAATCTCACAGGAGTGAATTCCTCGGCAATGTCTCTGCATTCCGTATCGCTCCACAAGATCAGCTGCGCGACCACAGGTTCGGCCGAGTGTCGTGACGATACTGAATCCGCGGCCGAGGAATGCCGCATAGTGCATGGCAGCTTCGGCAATGGCGACGACCGGGCCCGCAGCCAGTTCGCGGGCCGCATCCAAACCGGGATCACCGAAGCACGCAATGACATATCCATCGGCACCGTCCCTTTCGCCGGCCATGATTTCGGCGAGAATTCCTGGAACGCTGAGTGCTTCATCGTAGTGACTTTCGATGGATGAGGGTCCCATCGCTGGGCTGACGGCCTCGATGAATGCGCCCGGGCCGCAGGCGGCCCGGGCGCATTCTTCGATCTCGGCGGTCATTGCCCATGTGGTGTTGGGGTTGATCACCTTGATCTTCATGATGGTCAGCTCACTCCTGCCCGGTCCTCCGCGGGAATGTTCTTGACCGCGAGGGCAGTGCGGGTGGCGAGCAGATAGTAGACGGCAAATCCGAGTCCACAGCCGATGAACCAGCTGTACTGTGCTGCGGTGTACATTCCCGTGAGATCTTTGCCGAGCACGGGAATCATGGCGACGACGGCTCCGATAGCGGTGGAAATTACAGCAGCGGGATTGTAACCCTTTCTGTACCAGTATGTTCCGGTGGTCGACATATTGAAAAGTTCGTCAACGACAACCTTTTGTTTGCGAATCAAGTAGTAATCGGCGATCAGGATGCCGAACAGTGGCCCGATGAATGCGCCGAGGGTCTCCAGCGTGTAGTGGATGACATCGGGATTGCTGTAGAGGTTCCACGGCGTGATGAGAATAGAGCCGATCGCCGCGATCATGCCGCCGGCGCGCCAGCTGATCTTCTGCGGGCTGACGTTGGAGAAATCGAATGCCGGTGAGATGAAGTTGGCGACGATGTTGATACCGATGGTTGCGATTGCGAAGGTGAGTGCACCGAGGACTATCGCAAAGGTGCTGTCGATCCGCGCCACAGTGGCAACCGGGTCGGTGATCAGTTCGCCGTAGACCGGGAGGGTCAACGAGGCTGTGACTACTACGAGTACGGAGAACACGAGGAAGTTAACCGGCAAGCCGAGAAAGTTTCCCTTCTTCACAGCAGTGAATGACTTTCCGTAGCGCGAGAAGTCGCCGAAGTTGAGCATCGGGCCGGAGAAATACGAGACCACGAGAGCGATGGCACCGAGCATTACCGGAACTGCGTCGAAGCCGGTGTACTTGACATCGCCGAGGGTGAGATCGATTGCGCTCCAACCAGCCTTGTAGATGAGATAGCCGCACAACATGAACATGACGAAGTAGACGGCCGGCCCGCAGAAGTCGATGAACTTGCGGATCGATTCCATTCCGCGCCAGAACACACAAGCCTGCAGTACCCAAAGGAGCATGAAACTGCCCCAACCCAAGGTGGATAGTCCGGCAAAACCGTGGTCTTCGACAACAGCATAAGGGGCCAGTGAGGGAAAGAGTTTGATCAGTACCACATCGAGGGCTGCTGAGGCCAGGAACGTTTGGATTCCGTACCAGGCCACTGCGATCAGGCCGCGAATGATGGCGGGGATGTTCGCTCCGAGAACGCCGAACACGCTGCGGCAGATCACCGGGTAGGGAACGCCGGTTGCCTGACTTGGTTTGGCTACGAGATTGCAGAAGAAGTAGACGATCGTGATGCCGACCAGCAACGCGACAAGTACCTGCCAGCTGGCCAACCCGAGTGCGAAAAGGCTACCAGCAGTTACATATCCACCAACGCTGTGCACATCGGACATCCAGAAGGCGAAGATGTTGTACGACGACCAGGTCTGCTTCCTCAGAGGAGCTAGATCCTCGTTGGTCAACCGTGGGTCGTAGCCGGGCTTGACCAGGCCGCTACCCGTGGGATGGCCGGCAGCCTCGACCAGGTCGCTGTGGCCGGACTCGGTAGGCATTGATGGAGCTGAGGTGGTAGGAGACGGAAGTGTATTGGTCATGACAGCTCCTGTGCATCAGGGCAGGAAGGTGGTGGAAGTGACAAGCTCTCAGCGTCGTCGGTGAAAACTGTGGTGAGAGAAAGGTATCCACGTTTTGTTGCGCAGCTATTGCGTGATCGGTATATCTTTTTCGGCCAGCAGGCCGGTGTCGGCCGGAAGCGTCGCAATCACGGAGTTGAGTCGATTGTGGTGGATTTCGGATGCGGCCAACAGCGCGGACGCGTCTCTGAGCAGAAAGGCGTCGAGCATTGCGGTGTGATCGGCGTGGAGGACTTGTCTGTCGACGTCGGCAACGTGGACCATCGGCTGGACCGGTTCGGTGATGTTCCAGGCGGCTTCGAACATGTGCAGTAGTCGATACATGCGCGAGGGTCGTGTCAGCGCCATATGGAAGTTCCGGCTCTCACAGTGATACGAATGCGAGTCGTCGTAGCGCAGAGCGATTTCGAGTCGAGAGTTCACCTCGACGGCGTAGGCGTGGTCGTCGGCGGTTGCCAGCTCGACCGCCAGTGTCAGTGCAGCTGATTCCAACGTCTCGCGGACTATGTACATCTCGCGTAGTTCTGCGTGAGTCAATTGGGCGACGGTGTAGCCGAATTGGTGGCGGTGATCGACCAGTGATTCACCGATCAGTGTTTTGAGCGACTCCCGTACCGGTATCCGGCTGACACCGAAGAGCGCAGCAACTTCACTGAGTGGAATGGGTGTGCCCGGAGGAGCTGAACCAGAGAGGATGACCCGGCGCAATTCGTCGAGGATCGCTTGCTGAGAACCTCCGGGAGCATCGATCACCAGTTGCGTCAGCAGCACTGATCTCCGGCGAGGCGGCATGGTGCTCTCCTTTCCGACGAATATCAGAGTAGAAAAGTGTTGTTGCGCCGGCGTGACATTGCAATGACGAAGGAAGTTCACGCGGAGTGATTTTTTCTCGCAGAACAATCGTGTACGTTCGATTCCATGAATCAGCAGGGAGCGAGCACGGTGACGCGGTCACTGTTGCTACTTCTGCTTCCGTTCATCGCGTTGCTTGCCGCTCCACCGCTCAGTTCCTCGGGCAGTGCTGCCGTATTGGGAACCGCGATCGCGGTGTTTGTCGTCGCGGCGTTGTCGGCGTCGCCGATGTACGAAGCACT
Proteins encoded:
- a CDS encoding pseudouridine synthase, which gives rise to MSRSPLPVRDGLNPSRIRQPDSGLWETTLEYLLERFPQDAERLREKVAAREVVDEKGIGIDEQTAFAPRRFVYLYRDPPVETRVPFEIDILHRDDNILVVDKPHFLASTPRGRYIAESALVRLRRDLDLPELSPAHRLDRVTAGLLLFTVHQQARRGYQTMFADRLVSKEYEAIARYDADVVTPAVVRSRIVKERGVLKAQEIEGDPNSESRIELVETHGEYARYRLIPHTGKTHQLRLHMTSVGLPIHGDNFYPTFYDVAAEDYSNPLRLLSKVLEFKDPVSGENRRFESKLTLSWPT
- a CDS encoding DUF6986 family protein produces the protein MAEHRLPATVHDRLAQLLDPVDARLESQYPGNRDEIQPVHTVYVSAADASVDTPRLWGEQAIQLLDAHAHVIAGLDTENALGDVRVLLGRNPVQDLRIDFEDGYGRREDQEEDAAARNAGRTLAAISQDPRGPSWCGIRFKGLPASERRRSIRTLEIVLDAAGGVPAGFVFTVPKLRAVEQVTATVMLCEELEKAHGLAAGSLRFELQIESPQAVIAADGTVAVAPAIHRAEGRLTGLHYGTYDYSAACGIASQFQSLEHPVADHAKAVMLAAAAQTGVWVCDGSTQIAPVGTSDAIHDAIRRHHRLVRRSLERGYYQGWDMHPGHLVTRWLATFGFYRSALAAAAPRVQAYLDRRGGSVMDEPATAQALAAVILRGVDAGAFAESDILALAPAADVAVLRKLVGRTTATNGVN
- the alc gene encoding allantoicase — its product is MVGTDFTTFPDLALRTLGGAVIWANDEAFAEREALIRPGKAGYQPATFGHKGQVYDGWETRRRRVAGHDEAIVRLGVPGVVRGVVVDTAWFKGNYPPEISVEAISVDGYPDPQELATSRDWQTIVERSPVSGDSENPFAVMSDQRWTHVKLTIYPDGGVARFRVHGEARPDPRFLDAGPLDLAALENGGRVTDCSNMFFSSPQNILFPGRAASMGDGWETARRRDDGNDWVQIQLAGEGSLSFVEVDTSYFLGNAPGAGSLSGRTSSGEWIELLPRTVFRPDTRHRFLIERDVPVTDVRLDIFPDGGLARLRVFGTLTAAARAAISGQ
- the puuE gene encoding allantoinase PuuE — encoded protein: MNSYPRDMVGYGKNPPHPQWPSGANIAVQFVLNYEEGGERNVLDGDDASETFLSEMTPAEAFPNRHMSMESIYEYGSRAGLWRVLGIFEKRRLPLTIFAVARAMERNPEAVSAFRDLGHEIACHGLRWASYQSVNIERERADMAEAVSILRDLTGSAPLGWYTGRDSPNTRELVVEHGGFVYDSDSYADDLPYWVDVPRGGETVKHLVVPYTLDTNDMRFASPAGFPSGDQFFAHLRDAFDVLYAEGAAGAPKMLSVGLHCRIVGRPARAAALERFLDHVQSHEKVWVTRRIDIAQHWKSVHPA
- a CDS encoding aspartate/glutamate racemase family protein is translated as MKIKVINPNTTWAMTAEIEECARAACGPGAFIEAVSPAMGPSSIESHYDEALSVPGILAEIMAGERDGADGYVIACFGDPGLDAARELAAGPVVAIAEAAMHYAAFLGRGFSIVTTLGRTCGRAADLVERYGMQRHCRGIHSCEIPVLDLDNNPDARKVITEACFDALDRDHSDVIVLGCAGMADLCRDLSEELGVPVVDGVTAGVTMVQSLVTLGLSTSAHNEFARPLPKVYTGMLAPFSL
- a CDS encoding NCS1 family nucleobase:cation symporter-1, with product MTNTLPSPTTSAPSMPTESGHSDLVEAAGHPTGSGLVKPGYDPRLTNEDLAPLRKQTWSSYNIFAFWMSDVHSVGGYVTAGSLFALGLASWQVLVALLVGITIVYFFCNLVAKPSQATGVPYPVICRSVFGVLGANIPAIIRGLIAVAWYGIQTFLASAALDVVLIKLFPSLAPYAVVEDHGFAGLSTLGWGSFMLLWVLQACVFWRGMESIRKFIDFCGPAVYFVMFMLCGYLIYKAGWSAIDLTLGDVKYTGFDAVPVMLGAIALVVSYFSGPMLNFGDFSRYGKSFTAVKKGNFLGLPVNFLVFSVLVVVTASLTLPVYGELITDPVATVARIDSTFAIVLGALTFAIATIGINIVANFISPAFDFSNVSPQKISWRAGGMIAAIGSILITPWNLYSNPDVIHYTLETLGAFIGPLFGILIADYYLIRKQKVVVDELFNMSTTGTYWYRKGYNPAAVISTAIGAVVAMIPVLGKDLTGMYTAAQYSWFIGCGLGFAVYYLLATRTALAVKNIPAEDRAGVS
- a CDS encoding GntR family transcriptional regulator: MPPRRRSVLLTQLVIDAPGGSQQAILDELRRVILSGSAPPGTPIPLSEVAALFGVSRIPVRESLKTLIGESLVDHRHQFGYTVAQLTHAELREMYIVRETLESAALTLAVELATADDHAYAVEVNSRLEIALRYDDSHSYHCESRNFHMALTRPSRMYRLLHMFEAAWNITEPVQPMVHVADVDRQVLHADHTAMLDAFLLRDASALLAASEIHHNRLNSVIATLPADTGLLAEKDIPITQ
- a CDS encoding DUF6412 domain-containing protein, yielding MNQQGASTVTRSLLLLLLPFIALLAAPPLSSSGSAAVLGTAIAVFVVAALSASPMYEALQLRAVSSQGPSGDERCLRGAFRRQSSPDAPGRPQPRAPGIGR